The genomic DNA TGCTCACCGTCGGCCTGGCCAAGACGACCACCAAGGAGATCGCGAAGGCCGCCGGCTGCTCCGAAGCGGCGCTCTACAAGTACTTCGCCAGCAAGGAAGAGCTGTTCATCCGCGTCCTCACGGAACGGCTGCCCCGGCTGACCCCGCTGCTGCGCAGCCTCGCCGCCGAGCCCGGACAGCACTCCCTGGAGGACAACCTCACCGAGATCGCCCGCCAGGCGGCCCTCTTCTACGAGCAGAGCTTCCCGATCGCGGCCTCCCTGTACGCCGAGACCCAGCTCAAGCGGCGCCACGACGAGGCGCTGCGGCAGCTCGGCTCGGGCCCCCACAAGCCGATCGAGGCCCTGGACGCCTATCTGCGCGCCGAACAGGCCGTCGGCCGCGTCCGCCCCGACGCGGACACCTTCGCGGCCGCGTCCCTCCTCCTGGGCGCCTGCGCACAGCGCGCGTTCGCCTACGAGGCCGCGGGGACCGGCGTACGACCGCCCGTGGACGAGTTCGCGCCACGCCTGGCCCGGACGCTGCTGGGCGGAATCTCCGTTGCCGAGGCCCCCTCCTGACCGCGACGATTGCCCCATGAGGCACCCCACATGGAGCTGAGACTCCGCGAGTTCAGACCCCGGATCGGTCCGCACGAACACCGTGTCGTCCAGCCCGGGCGACCCCTGCGTCACACCTCACTGCGCGACCCGGCGCCGTACGGGACGCTCCTGGGGGATCACGACGGGCTGAACCGGCTGGCGGGGCTGTTCTCGTTCGCGGCCCACTCGCGGCACACCATCGTGCACGTCCCGCTGCGCGAGAGCGTGCCGCCCGACGAGGGGTGCGGGGAACTGGTGGATCTGGTGCTGGCCCACTCGGAAGCGGGGCTGCGGCCCTCCAAGTGGCCCGAACTGCGCCGGGCGCTCGGGCGCGGCAACCCGCTCACCGTGCGCACGGACGAGGCCCGTACCGAGCGGCACGCGCGCGCGTGGGCCGAGCGGCCGTACGCCCGTGGGCAGTTGCGGCACACGACGCACGCGCGTACGTACTTCCTCATCGGCGACCGTGACGTCCTCGCCACCGCCGCCACCCACTTCGCCTACGCGGCCGGCTGGGGGCCGCGGGAGAAACGGGTCGTCAAAGGGCACTCGGCGTTCGTGACCTCCTTGAGCAGCGAACTGGTTCCCTACCCGAACGGCTCGCGCTGCCCCGAGGTCGCCATCTGTTTCAAGCCGTATCCGCCCTACGCGCACTTCAGGCGACCGGGGCGCTGAGCCAGTCGTCGATGCCCGACAGGAGCTTCGTCTTCATGTCCTCCGGGGCCGCCGATCCCCGTACCGACTGCCGGGCCAGTTCGGCCAGTTCGCGGTCCGA from Streptomyces sp. NBC_01478 includes the following:
- a CDS encoding TetR/AcrR family transcriptional regulator — its product is MQQKQAPEPVAQQPARVRILDAAHELMLTVGLAKTTTKEIAKAAGCSEAALYKYFASKEELFIRVLTERLPRLTPLLRSLAAEPGQHSLEDNLTEIARQAALFYEQSFPIAASLYAETQLKRRHDEALRQLGSGPHKPIEALDAYLRAEQAVGRVRPDADTFAAASLLLGACAQRAFAYEAAGTGVRPPVDEFAPRLARTLLGGISVAEAPS